The Biomphalaria glabrata chromosome 7, xgBioGlab47.1, whole genome shotgun sequence region ATTGGCTCCTTCCCCGATCTCAACAGCTCTATTCCTGGGTCATGCGACACGTGTAAAGACTTACCTGAGATTGACGCGTTGGATGCCGAGAATCATAATACAAGTTCAGTCAAAGATAAAGAAATGATCACCCTAGACGATATCCCCAACAAAACTCGCAGATCCAAAAGTGAGGACAAgttcaaaaatacatttttcaaagtGTTTTACTTCCCGCTTCTTTTTTTAACCCTTGGCGGGTTCAGAATCGCGCTCGAAAAAAAAGTCTCGTCAAAGCAGAAAAGTGTAAGGAAGCCTCAGATGTGTTTCCAAATAAAGCACGTATTGCTATCCTACCTGCCAACTCTGTACAGGTTAATAGTTGGTGCCATTCACATTTCTAACTTAGGCAGAATCTTAGCTTATTGTTTGACTATCGTGCCCAAGACCAGCGAGTCAGGCGCTGCCCGTTACTTGGTTGCTTCTATTGGGATGCTGTACGGTACGGTCATTTTCTTGAGTGAGCAGATTGTCCTAAGGAGGCACTTCCCCAAGTTTGTAGAGTGTCTCGCCAGCTATGAGTCTACCTTTGGCTTTATCAATGACATCGGGAAGAGGCAGCGGAGGCTTAAATGTATTACATTTTTGGTCATGGCATGTGATATGTTCACAGCAGCAGGCTGGGACGCTCTAGGCAGTGAGAACTCTGACAATTTCGTCAGCTTCCCTTTCAGAGACGGTCACATGCGCCTTCCTGGCAAGGTTCTGGTCCACATACTTTTCTGCGCATTTGTGTTCCTGGTATGTATACCAGTCTATGGTGTTCTAATGTTCTACACCGCCATTTTGGACACTCTTAGAGCTGAATTTAAATCTACAACTAAGGTCATAGCAGAGGTGCTTGGAAATAGTGATGAAGTCACAGAAGCTCAATTCGACCATTGCAGGTAATTATGTGTAACTTCTGGATAATATATGTAGATTAAAGGGCCTAGATGGGTTTGCAACATTTTAGAGTTTCTTTGCTTCAAGCGAAACTTTGAGAAATCtcaatttgtttgatatagaaactAGTTGCTATGAACATTATTTTGACGTTAACTCagttattttattctttcccaTCAACCATGTCCACACGCGTCAATGATTGATCTCCTGCAGACTTCCAATTACTACAGAATAAGAAATGCCATTGGCATTGGCCTTACATTATTTCactattatcatcatcattgatGGTTGGTGACACAGTAATCAACAAAGTCATGGCTCAACATGGTAGAACACTGGCTAATATAGGGAAAAGGAGGGGCGGAATAggacgaatatttttttttgataaatgtttataattaaaatcacaTATTCTGcgtattgatattttaaacctATTCTTATCTTGTGACAGGTAAAGAAATCTAGGAGGTCGTAGACTGTGCCGGTTTTAACATTCGTTtcagtgcccccccccccccatcctaggtaaaccaaaaaaaaaaaagtacggaGATTCGGAGTGAGTATTAATGTGTAGAGTggtaagtggaaaaaaaaagtctagtattaaaagttttgtttcgtCTTTGGTTTGATCCCCTAGTAAGAAACAAACCCTTAAAATATACAACAAAAGATATCCAGTATAAAAGATGGCTAgttgaaataaatgaaaatcaTAAAGACTTCATACGTCATCGGGACTATGACTTAATTAAAGACAGAATATAGAAGctgaaaaaaagtataaaattgTTTCgctaacaacaataaaacatatcgataatatttttaaactcGGTAATACTATGTATGGTTTTGAAGAGACGTTCATAGTTTGAATTTAAACCGTCAGCCTAGATAATGTTTCTACCCGAAAGTTCTCTGTACCTCTTATGTGTTGAACGTCAAAATCAAAGTCCATGATGTATAGTATCTACCAAGCAATGCGAGCATTTGTAGCAGCAGTGTCCAAATACTTCAGGTTTTAATGGTCAGTCCATATATTCTGTGTTTATTAGTTCCggtttacatatatatatatatatatataaggcttgtcttcgagtccgaagattagtgaggttTACATATTTAAGCAACAAATCTCAGACAAAGTAGAAAAAGAATATGAAGAAATAATAGGGCGACTTAAGGAAACCTAAAGAAAATTGTAAGACGATTGGGAGAGGACATGTGTACGCAGTGTATTAGATTCTATTTTAAGTAATGTAATGAAATGTTCTTGTGTAGACACAGGTACCAGAGTTTGTGCCAGATAGTTGTCGTCTTTAGTCAGCTGACCAGAGGCTACGTAGTGGTTAGTTTCTTTTTCCACATGACCAGCATGTTTGTGTCTATATTTGGCGTGAGTAGCTCGACCATGTCTGCGGACATAGCCACCTACCAGGTGTTCGCTGGCATGGCTTTCAACCTTCTGCTGATTCTCTTTCTGACTGCCAAGTGGGGTCTGCTTCATTCAGCGGTAAGTGTTGCCTTTCTTAAATACTGATGTTTATTTCAGTCCGCGGTAAGTGTTGCCTTGCTTAAATACTGATGTCTATTTTAGTCCGCGGTAAGTGTTGCCTTGCTTAAATACTGATGTCTATTTCAGTCCGCGGTAAGTGTTGCCTTGCTTAAATACTGATGTCTATTTTAGTCCGCGGTAAGTGTTGCCTTTCTTAAATACTGATGTCTATTTCAGTCCGCGGTAAGTGTTGCCTTGCTTAAATACTGATGTCTATTCACTCAGCGGTAGACCTAAGTGTTGCCTTTCTTAAATACTGATGTCTGCTTCACTCAGCGTTAAGTGTTGcctgttttaatatatttatgtctatttaCACTGAGGCCTGCTTCTCTCAGCGGTAAGTGTTGCTTCTCATGATATTCTGATGTCTGTTTCACTCAGCAATGTTGTCTCTTGTGATTACTGATGAAAGAAAGACGGCATGTTTATCAACGAAAACATGAAAAGTCTGATGGCCATAAAAAACTGTTATGAGAAGCATCTTTTGACAACAAACTATATGAGtttaaaagttgttgtttttttaatcagatACGTTTGAGATGTTGTCAAATCTGAAAGAGAAGAAATATAATGAAACGGATTGTTGATTTTGTTAAAAGATTATTAGTAAAATGTGGACTAAGCTATCAAAGTAGCAAAAGGGAAGTTGTTTATACCCTAGatgacctttcttttttttgagAGCTTTTGTGGTTGTCGGGAAATATAATGGTTGCTTACAAGAGCATATTAGTGAATGCGTAATCAAAAGCAGAAAGCGGCATTCTACAAAGACAAAATGCCGAAGGAATTCAAtgttggcaaaataaaaaaaaaaacacaatgttaACCATGTCATACAGAGCATTGACAAGCTGATTAAGGCTGCTATAGGCAGAGTGGTAAGTGAAGCGGGAATATTTGTACTGCAGATTGACACTAACCAAGATATCACATGCAAAGATCTATGACCTTTTTGTGGTTCTTCATATATTCATAATGACAATATGACTTAAAGAGTGCTGATGTCGGATTGAAAGAACTTGCATCCCGCAATATTAACGTAATGCAGCAAACAGGCAAGAGAaatttaatgaattattttagCATGGTTAtcaaaagagtaaaaaaaataaaaagttaaaaacaccttttagaccttgcgttACTACGGTCCACAGtgaacgaggatgtcatgtggtcagcacaaaaTGGCCTTAACTTTTCCcgagctaatgtcaggtacccattagagtttctTGGACTAAGTGACGCCCTAAAATCGCAAAATTCCAGTCTTTCCCGGAATTTGAACCAGAGACGTGaagcgtttaaccactcagccaccacgctacccccccccccttccccaagcATGTTTGTGTGTTGCTGCACACATGTCTTTAACTTCTTGGTAAAAAGACAAAAGCCAGCGGTAcaatcgtgtgtgtgtgtgtcactctGGCTCGGGGGAGAAAAACGTCGTCGAGTCGCTCTCAGGCAATGATTCGTTTTTTTTACGACAGCATTGTTCTAGAGTTTGACAAAATTGAAGAGAGAAGCGCAT contains the following coding sequences:
- the LOC129927333 gene encoding uncharacterized protein LOC129927333 encodes the protein MNRKNSCAKLLSKQLVDDIIIRSQNEEQMHLRETNIIHPNKRSVLKNDNLIGMLNSKANSRFGVQLATDVQDIGSFPDLNSSIPGSCDTCKDLPEIDALDAENHNTSSVKDKEMITLDDIPNKTRRSKSEDKFKNTFFKVFYFPLLFLTLGGFRIALEKKVSSKQKSVRKPQMCFQIKHVLLSYLPTLYRLIVGAIHISNLGRILAYCLTIVPKTSESGAARYLVASIGMLYGTVIFLSEQIVLRRHFPKFVECLASYESTFGFINDIGKRQRRLKCITFLVMACDMFTAAGWDALGSENSDNFVSFPFRDGHMRLPGKVLVHILFCAFVFLVCIPVYGVLMFYTAILDTLRAEFKSTTKVIAEVLGNSDEVTEAQFDHCR